In one window of Drosophila innubila isolate TH190305 chromosome 2L unlocalized genomic scaffold, UK_Dinn_1.0 4_B_2L, whole genome shotgun sequence DNA:
- the LOC117779810 gene encoding protein kinase shaggy: MIEENTDVSIHHSIIQSGTVYIAMCYTPRGRQPVCASLTVNEPIGFGSFGRVYKARINQLNRVVALKQVLQKPCQMEDEVDIMCDIEEHCNIVRLLMYFHAQLGNPPQKHLLMALEYMPMTLLDYLEQHGQGSVPLVYVRILSYQLFRGLAFLHSLHICHQDIKPDNMLMDPSTMNLKLGDFGSSRFVGSKVFSPCACPRPYRAPELLANCSSYSTSVDIWSASCVLAEMLKGSLLFDHMEDDQKQMLQIVCMLGTSGLESAKYLMDATGITLVEIGTSTDWKLLLGVDLPPDLEDLLNSCLAYHPDNRIPPLYACAHASYDELRIMVAMKSRMPNGAHLPPLFNFSEQELNVDANLRLQLLPVYMDGRES, from the coding sequence ATGATTGAGGAAAACACAGATGTTTCCATACATCATTCCATAATACAAAGTGGAACCGTTTATATAGCCATGTGCTACACTCCTCGTGGGCGCCAACCAGTGTGCGCCTCTTTAACGGTAAATGAACCGATTGGATTTGGATCTTTTGGACGAGTCTATAAGGCAAGGATAAATCAATTGAATCGTGTGGTGGCCCTTAAACAGGTGCTCCAAAAACCATGCCAAATGGAAGATGAGGTGGATATAATGTGCGACATTGAGGAGCATTGTAACATTGTGCGTCTGCTGATGTATTTTCATGCCCAGTTGGGGAATCCCCCACAAAAGCATTTACTTATGGCATTGGAGTACATGCCAATGACTTTGTTGGATTATCTAGAGCAGCATGGACAGGGATCTGTACCGTTGGTTTATGTGCGCATCCTCTCATATCAATTGTTCCGGGGATTAGCTTTTCTTCACTCGCTTCACATATGCCACCAAGATATAAAACCCGATAATATGCTCATGGATCCGTCAACGATGAATCTCAAATTAGGTGACTTTGGTAGCTCTAGATTTGTCGGCTCAAAAGTCTTTAGTCCCTGTGCCTGTCCGCGTCCATATCGTGCACCGGAATTGCTAGCCAATTGTAGTTCCTATAGCACATCTGTGGATATCTGGAGTGCCAGCTGTGTGCTGGCGGAAATGCTCAAAGGATCACTGCTCTTTGACCACATGGAAGATGATCAGAAGCAGATGCTGCAGATCGTCTGCATGTTGGGCACGTCTGGACTGGAGAGTGCGAAATACCTGATGGACGCCACTGGAATAACTCTAGTGGAAATCGGGACAAGCACCGATTGGAAATTACTATTGGGTGTCGATCTACCACCCGACTTGGAAGATCTCCTTAATTCCTGCCTCGCCTATCATCCAGACAATCGTATTCCTCCACTTTATGCTTGTGCCCATGCCAGTTATGATGAACTGCGCATCATGGTTGCAATGAAAAGCCGAATGCCAAATGGAGCACATCTTCCGCCTCTCTTCAATTTTAGTGAGCAAGAACTGAATGTGGATGCAAACTTGCGGCTACAACTATTACCGGTTTATATGGATGGAAGGGAGTCTTAA
- the LOC117780684 gene encoding zinc finger protein 160, producing the protein MNSTEMTTTTENRLKAAATHPLVDAELLERHLQLLNNRTGGTIPQMTPRMVLPAQRDGGGGAGGDYKAPSPTQLQVDARNEEELPQCKIRRNYSCTSCAFFTQNPRSHLSHLRDVHGEKIVINECKLCLYASRHFQKLVRHMKMVHGCSDDDNGGMSGRRHCNREARKRRLEESIETPVAPVGISSSSSSSLPCGGPSLKQLKSELQVLEQQLLHNVEAFNRQQQLQQLQQLVSHGSGNIFSMAFEIQLCMLPPTVPMSTSSAASLPQELEGREAEQSSSDSEELTQVDDYLTPEALDLSTGNSIAPYQCQKCSYSTPIRARFKKHVKYHSMPLIKCASCDFHSPYKWNLDRHTKNHGANGYFKCNVCDFSTNIKQSLTIHELNHHVASRRQASQESLEQQLDPNETQACPSPEKATELETPLNDLPPISCSHCQQIMPNAVELVQHLQQCEPALRSTTNLASDMELAGEEDYRGNDLSYCGVETAPGYGEVTEQLQPEDSDALKKVFKCPHCTFWAATASRFHVHIVGHLNRKPFECSLCSYRSNWRWDITKHIRLKTMRDKSHVHAQVLMNDETGRRNYAKYNQYLTLMKVSAEQAADAKTMRCGEMQSTSSEQHLLVLPQPEEEEEPQSDSLAALDLSVPTKPQSEQASDPLDTNSDSSSNKSKSRKHGNSL; encoded by the exons ATGAATTCAACAGAGATGACCACGACCACTGAGAATCGTCTGAAGGCAGCCGCAACTCATCCACTTGTTGATGCCGAGCTATTGGAGCGACATCTTCAGTTGCTCAACAATCGGACAGGCGGAACGATTCCCCAAATGACGCCCAGGATGGTGTTGCCCGCACAACGAGACGGAGgcggaggagcaggaggagatTACAAGGCGCCATCGCCGACACAATTACAGGTGGATGCCAGGAATGAAGAGGAGTTGCCGCAGTGCAAGATTAGACGCAACTACAGTTGCACCAGTTGTGCCTTCTTCACACAGAATCCACGTAGTCATCTGTCCCATCTACGGGATGTGCACGGCGAGAAGATTGTCATCAATGAGTGTAAGCTCTGTCTGTATGCCTCGCGGCACTTTCAGAAGCTTGTGCGTCACATGAAGATGGTGCATGGTTGCTCCGACGATGACAATGGTGGCATGTCGGGGAGACGCCACTGTAATCGCGAGGCACGCAAGCGACGCCTCGAGGAGAGCATCGAGACGCCAGTGGCTCCAGTTGgaatatcatcatcatcatcatcgtcgttgCCTTGTGGAGGACCATCGCTGAAGCAACTGAAGAGTGAGCTGCAAGTcttggagcagcagctgctccacAATGTAGAGGCATTcaatcgacaacaacaactgcagcagttgcagcaattGGTCTCACATGGCAGTGGTAACATCTTCTCCATGGCCTTTGAGATTCAGCTGTGCATGTTGCCACCAACCGTGCCCATGTCCACTTCTTCGGCTGCTTCCCTTCCACAGGAACTGGAGGGGCGCGAGGCGGAACAAAGCAGCTCCGATTCAGAGGAGCTCACCCAGGTAGATGATTACCTCACGCCAGAGGCTCTGGATCTCTCCACTGGCAACTCCATAGCTCCCTATCAATGCCAAAAGTGCTCCTACAGCACTCCGATCCGTGCCCGGTTCAAGAAGCATGTCAAATATCATTCCATGCCGTTGATCAAATGCGCTTCCTGTGACTTCCACTCGCCCTACAAATGGAATCTGGATAGGCACACCAAGAACCATGGCGCCAATGGCTACTTCAAGTGCAATGTCTGCGATTTCAGCACCAACATTAAACAATCCCTGACCATACACGAGCTTAACCATCATGTGGCATCGCGTCGACAGGCTTCACAGGAGTCtctggagcagcagctggacCCAAACGAAACGCAGGCGTGTCCCAGTCCAGAGAAGGCAACCGAGTTGGAGACGCCTCTAAATGACTTGCCGCCTATTAGTTGCTCGCATTGTCAGCAAATCATGCCCAATGCCGTGGAGCTAGTGCAGCATCTGCAGCAATGTGAGCCGGCATTGAGGAGCACCACGAATCTGGCCAGTGATATGGAACTTGCCGGCGAGGAGGATTATCGTGGCAACGATCTGAGCTACTGTGGTGTGGAAACCGCACCTGGTTATGGAGAG GTGACAGAGCAACTGCAGCCGGAGGATTCGGATGCGTTGAAGAAAGTCTTCAAGTGTCCGCATTGCACCTTTTGGGCTGCCACCGCATCGCGTTTCCATGTCCACATTGTGGGTCATCTCAATCGCAAGCCATTTGAATGCTCCCTCTGCTCATATCGCTCCAATTGGCGCTGGGACATCACCAAGCATATACGCCTGAAGACCATGCGCGACAAGTCCCATGTCCATGCTCAGGTCTTGATGAATGATGAGACCGGCAGAAGGAACTATGCTAAATACAATCAATATCTTACCTTGATGAAGGTCAGTGCTGAACAAGCTGCGGATGCCAAGACAATGCGTTGTGGTGAGATGCAATCAACCAGCTCGGAGCAACACTTGTTGGTCTTGCCACAGCCGGAGGAGGAAGAAGAACCTCAATCAGATTCCCTTGCGGCTCTGGACTTAAGCGTTCCTACCAAGCCTCAGTCGGAGCAGGCTTCTGATCCACTGGATACCAACTCGGACAGCAGTTCTAATAAGTCAAAATCAAGGAAACACGGAAATTCGCTCTAA
- the LOC117781699 gene encoding dnaJ homolog subfamily A member 2 codes for MDKLNLYEVLGVTKDATSEEIKKNYRKLAKEFHPDKNPDSGEKFKEISFAYEVLSDPEKRRIYDRYGVKGLQEGADGYSDASDFFAQWFPFGGATSDRSRRDGKIMVKLELTLEEIYVGGAQKPVEYKRQKLCDQCNGDGGPKEARLECEACGGVGRTAAFTFMGLSAFDAVCPTCDGRGFTIKEKMRCKLCTGSGFVEQQMKRNVDVERGVPHMLKLPFANEGHQLRSGEFGDLYVIIVQAEHAVFQRRHANLYMRDLQINITEALCGYTHCFKHLDGRNVCMTTQPGEVLRHNHIKKMRSGGMPVFNKPTDHGDLYVQFKVILPANDFATQPQLAMLEDLLPPRERIVVPPGAEEVHMTDYKPQTRQARTDTEDDDDYNGQSPHFESVQCQTA; via the exons ATGGACAAGTTGAATTTATATGAGGTACTTGGAGTGACCAAAGATGCGACATCagaggaaataaaaaaa AATTATCGCAAATTGGCCAAAGAGTTCCATCCGGACAAGAATCCCGATTCGGGTGAGAAGTTCAAGGAAATATCATTTGCCTATGAAGTACTTTCGGATCCGGAGAAACGTCGCATCTACGATCGCTATGGAGTGAAGGGCTTGCAGGAAGGCGCTGATGGCTACAGCGATGCCTCTGACTTTTTTGCACAGTGGTTTCCATTTGGTGGCGCTACCTCCGATCGTAGCAGACGCGATGGCAAAATTATGGTTAAATTGGAGCTAACGCTTGAGGAAATCTATGTGGGCGGAGCTCAGAAACCGGTGGAATATAAGCGACAGAAGCTGTGTGACCAGTGCAATGGAGACGGAGGACCCAAGGAGGCGCGCCTGGAGTGTGAGGCCTGTGGCGGCGTTGGACGCACTGCAGCATTCACTTTCATGGGTCTAAGCGCCTTTGATGCG GTGTGTCCCACATGCGATGGACGTGGATTTACCATCAAGGAGAAGATGCGCTGTAAGCTGTGCACAGGCAGCGGCTTTGTGGAGCAGCAAATGAAACGCAATGTGGATGTTGAACGTGGTGTGCCCCACATGCTGAAGCTGCCCTTTGCCAACGAGGGTCATCAACTGCGCAGCGGTGAATTTGGTGATCTCTATGTGATTATTGTGCAGGCCGAGCACGCGGTCTTTCAGCGTCGTCATGCCAATCTCTACATGCGTGATTTGCAGATCAATATCACAGAAGCATTATGTGGCTACACGCATTGTTTTAAGCATCTCGATGGCCGCAACGTTTGCATGACCACCCAGCCGGGTGAAGTCTTGCGCCACAACCATATCAAGAAGATGCGCAGCGGCGGCATGCCCGTATTTAATAAGCCAACGGATCATGGTGATCTCTATGTGCAGTTTAAGGTCATCCTTCCGGCAAACGATTTTGCCACACAACCGCAACTGGCGATGCTGGAGGATTTGCTGCCGCCACGTGAACGTATTGTTGTGCCGCCTGGGGCGGAAGAGGTTCACATGACGGACTACAAGCCACAGACTCGTCAGGCCCGTACGGATAcagaggatgatgatgattacaACGGACAGTCGCCACACTTTGAGAGCGTCCAATGCCAGACAGCTTAG